One Natronosalvus rutilus DNA window includes the following coding sequences:
- a CDS encoding DUF7522 family protein: MVREAAGELHGYLEEEFDDDLRSVGYYTPEESEFLFTRDDVESAYDCGDLQRVFRDNRLEALDTPHQESLYAHGRLLATTRFFEDATELHFVVGETQGIAAAIDAGAADDVRELVSACADVVDVGIE, encoded by the coding sequence ATGGTACGAGAAGCGGCGGGCGAACTCCATGGCTACTTGGAGGAGGAGTTCGACGACGATCTGCGGAGCGTTGGATACTATACGCCCGAAGAGAGCGAGTTCCTGTTCACTCGAGATGATGTTGAGTCAGCATATGACTGTGGCGACCTCCAGCGAGTCTTCCGCGATAACCGATTAGAAGCGCTCGATACGCCACACCAAGAATCGCTATATGCTCATGGGAGATTACTCGCAACCACACGATTTTTCGAAGATGCAACAGAGCTACATTTCGTCGTCGGCGAAACCCAAGGAATTGCTGCTGCGATTGATGCGGGGGCTGCTGACGATGTTCGTGAGTTAGTGAGTGCGTGTGCCGATGTCGTTGATGTCGGTATCGAGTAA
- a CDS encoding response regulator encodes MLLIESDPNSISSFIESFESTEATNNVDVVSTGDQALEYLNRSGDYTEAPRPDLVLLDLHLPGLTGTEILSELKGDLQLQQIPVLVLTASNTREDVIQSYEPHANAYLLKPDSPDELDELAQAVEDFWLKLVHLPPK; translated from the coding sequence GTGCTTCTCATCGAATCAGATCCAAATAGTATCTCAAGTTTTATCGAGTCGTTCGAGTCGACAGAGGCTACCAATAATGTGGACGTTGTCTCCACCGGAGACCAGGCACTCGAGTACCTGAATCGATCTGGCGACTATACAGAAGCTCCCCGTCCAGATCTCGTCCTCCTTGACCTCCATCTGCCTGGACTGACCGGTACTGAGATTCTTTCCGAACTCAAAGGCGACCTCCAGCTACAACAGATACCCGTGCTCGTTCTGACAGCGTCAAATACAAGAGAAGACGTGATCCAGTCGTACGAACCCCACGCAAACGCATACCTACTAAAGCCGGACTCGCCGGATGAACTCGACGAGCTCGCACAAGCGGTCGAAGACTTCTGGCTCAAACTTGTCCACTTACCTCCAAAGTAG
- a CDS encoding DUF7522 family protein, with translation MVQETAAQLTDFLDEQFGDDVRSVGYYTPEDIEFLYAREDVESAYDCSQLQRVFRDYRLEALDTPHQESLYNHGNLIATARFFEHAT, from the coding sequence ATGGTTCAAGAGACTGCAGCTCAATTGACCGATTTTCTGGATGAGCAGTTCGGTGATGATGTCCGCAGTGTCGGCTACTATACTCCGGAAGACATCGAGTTTCTCTACGCCCGTGAAGATGTCGAGTCAGCCTACGACTGTAGCCAACTCCAGCGCGTGTTTCGCGATTACCGATTAGAAGCGCTCGATACCCCACACCAGGAGTCGCTGTATAATCACGGTAATTTGATCGCGACCGCTCGATTTTTTGAACACGCGACATAA
- a CDS encoding RNA-guided endonuclease InsQ/TnpB family protein → MKRTNQFDVRPRSKKEREVFVRWLDASASLWNGTNYARREAFLTDESVWDVDTGRLEGKYKGVLSSSVAQQLIRKNSKAWRSFFSSNETYHAGKLDARPSPPGYWGNKEDGRVLRTYVRNDQYTLEFGDRSRLEIPIGSDLKDELGLNRNQRLRVEVAGDPKWNGEQGRLELVYDELEDTFRAFQPVTIDSSRLDSPLASEEAALDVGANNLVACTTTTGSQYLYDGRNLFKEFRETTERIAHYQSLLEDQRKSSKRIDRLYRKRTNRRNHAQDSLVRDLVERLYGEGVSMLYVGDIKGVLSTHWSARVNEKTHTFWAYRRFINRLEDVCEEYGITVKEESEAWTSQECPVCGERDNTLRHEDSLTCPCGFEGHADLGASESFLRRQTAVGSMARPVYLKWNNHDWREHHSPPSIAETMANEAYTNQSTAPRGNVALGDSDD, encoded by the coding sequence ATGAAGCGAACCAACCAGTTCGACGTTCGCCCTCGTTCCAAGAAGGAGCGCGAGGTGTTCGTTCGCTGGTTGGACGCTTCTGCGAGTCTCTGGAACGGGACGAACTACGCTCGCCGTGAAGCCTTCCTCACAGACGAAAGTGTCTGGGACGTCGACACCGGCAGGCTCGAAGGCAAATACAAGGGCGTTCTCAGTAGTTCGGTTGCCCAACAACTCATTCGGAAGAACTCGAAGGCGTGGCGGTCGTTTTTTTCCAGTAACGAGACGTACCACGCCGGGAAACTCGATGCACGCCCGTCGCCACCGGGGTACTGGGGCAACAAGGAGGACGGACGCGTGCTTCGCACGTACGTCCGCAACGACCAGTACACCCTTGAGTTCGGTGACCGATCTCGCCTCGAAATACCGATTGGCTCTGACCTCAAAGACGAACTCGGGCTGAATCGGAATCAGCGCCTTCGTGTTGAGGTTGCGGGCGACCCGAAGTGGAACGGTGAGCAGGGCCGACTCGAACTCGTGTACGACGAACTCGAAGATACGTTCAGGGCTTTCCAACCAGTCACCATCGACAGTTCTCGACTGGATTCACCACTGGCTTCGGAAGAAGCCGCTCTGGACGTTGGCGCGAACAACCTCGTCGCCTGCACGACGACAACCGGCTCCCAATACCTGTACGACGGACGCAATTTGTTCAAGGAGTTCCGCGAAACCACCGAACGAATCGCGCACTATCAGTCGCTCCTCGAAGACCAACGCAAGTCCAGCAAGCGCATCGACCGCTTGTATCGAAAGCGCACGAACCGCCGTAACCACGCACAAGACAGCCTTGTCCGAGACCTCGTTGAACGCCTGTATGGCGAGGGCGTTTCGATGCTGTACGTCGGGGACATCAAGGGCGTTCTCTCAACGCACTGGTCGGCGCGTGTGAACGAGAAGACGCACACCTTCTGGGCGTACCGGCGGTTCATCAACCGCCTCGAAGACGTGTGCGAAGAATACGGCATCACAGTCAAGGAAGAATCCGAAGCGTGGACGAGTCAGGAATGTCCTGTATGCGGTGAACGCGACAATACACTTCGCCACGAGGACTCGCTGACGTGTCCGTGTGGGTTCGAAGGACACGCCGACCTCGGCGCGTCGGAATCGTTCCTGAGACGGCAAACAGCAGTCGGGTCGATGGCACGACCCGTGTACCTCAAGTGGAACAATCACGACTGGCGGGAACACCACAGCCCGCCCTCCATTGCGGAGACAATGGCCAACGAGGCGTACACAAACCAGAGTACCGCACCACGCGGGAATGTCGCTCTCGGGGACTCAGACGACTGA
- a CDS encoding DUF7344 domain-containing protein, with the protein MVTLDEVFELLKDQRRRYVLYCLYEKDGPVAVSELVEKIETWEDDPPGTDEDIDRFEKIALDLKHVHLPKSAEVEFIQYDKEQGVIQAQGSPEEFDAVLTIAMIIEEPEEADET; encoded by the coding sequence ATGGTCACATTGGACGAAGTCTTTGAATTGTTGAAGGACCAGAGACGGCGATATGTTTTGTATTGTCTCTACGAAAAGGACGGACCAGTAGCCGTTTCTGAACTGGTGGAAAAAATAGAGACGTGGGAAGACGACCCACCGGGGACAGATGAGGATATAGATCGGTTCGAAAAAATTGCTCTCGATTTGAAACATGTACACCTTCCAAAATCTGCTGAAGTGGAGTTCATCCAGTACGACAAAGAACAAGGGGTTATTCAGGCCCAGGGTTCCCCCGAGGAGTTTGACGCCGTTCTCACTATTGCAATGATAATCGAAGAACCAGAAGAGGCAGACGAAACCTAA
- a CDS encoding response regulator, with protein sequence MIGIPSGHIAESRIVTNNVLQRDFRKYDVLLIEPDPGSVSRFIDSFEATEVTNNVTVVSTGNEALEFLNRKGDYSDAPRPDLVLLDLQLSGPSGTEILAELKNRPVLRQIPVLVLTTSDATEDIVQSYDLYANAYLQKPDSSDELDQLAQVIEDFWLRTVRLPPKEN encoded by the coding sequence ATGATCGGTATCCCCAGCGGGCACATTGCTGAAAGTAGGATTGTGACGAATAACGTTCTACAGCGAGATTTTCGTAAATATGATGTCCTTCTCATTGAGCCTGACCCTGGTAGCGTTTCACGGTTCATCGACTCGTTCGAGGCAACAGAGGTCACTAATAACGTAACTGTTGTCTCGACGGGCAACGAAGCGCTCGAGTTTCTGAATCGAAAGGGCGACTATTCGGACGCGCCCCGCCCCGATCTCGTACTCCTCGATCTCCAATTGTCTGGACCGAGCGGAACCGAGATTCTTGCCGAGCTCAAAAACAGACCTGTGTTACGTCAGATTCCTGTGCTCGTTCTAACCACGTCGGATGCAACAGAAGATATCGTTCAGTCGTACGATCTCTATGCGAACGCATACCTGCAAAAACCCGATTCATCAGATGAACTTGATCAACTTGCACAGGTGATTGAAGATTTCTGGCTAAGGACTGTCCGGTTGCCTCCGAAAGAAAACTAA
- a CDS encoding HalOD1 output domain-containing protein → MGGNNDDSSSIRDEYDWSATRPSIAVINAVAHAEDVEITDVSDTLDMTLYDQVDPDALDTLVFSSDHVSVAFSVDDYEVQIEGNEVVVSDE, encoded by the coding sequence ATGGGGGGTAACAATGACGACAGCAGTTCGATACGAGATGAATACGATTGGTCGGCTACGAGACCGAGCATCGCCGTAATCAACGCTGTTGCGCATGCTGAAGACGTTGAAATAACTGACGTTTCGGACACTCTCGATATGACATTGTATGATCAAGTCGATCCAGATGCTCTCGATACACTGGTCTTCTCTTCTGACCATGTTTCGGTCGCCTTCTCTGTCGACGATTACGAAGTCCAGATTGAAGGAAATGAGGTAGTAGTCAGTGATGAATAA
- a CDS encoding helix-turn-helix domain-containing protein, translating into MSTSDHPPSDLESVRKRLNVVTQETRFALLQDILGHPSELPTLKELDYVNPSKSQTTIRQHLQQLVDTGIVEEVLLSEDRRQNDLPYKFYGISESGRQFLEEHKLLRAQETLREIYDRVEKTDDIKRYETAPRPER; encoded by the coding sequence ATGAGTACGTCCGATCACCCGCCAAGTGACCTGGAGTCCGTACGGAAGCGGCTCAACGTCGTCACCCAGGAGACGCGGTTCGCGCTCCTCCAGGACATTCTCGGGCATCCGTCGGAACTGCCGACGCTGAAGGAACTCGACTACGTCAACCCGAGCAAGAGCCAGACGACGATTCGTCAGCACCTCCAGCAGCTCGTCGATACTGGGATCGTCGAGGAAGTCCTCTTGTCGGAGGACCGTCGACAGAACGACCTCCCGTACAAGTTCTACGGGATCAGTGAGAGCGGTCGGCAGTTCCTCGAGGAGCACAAACTCCTCCGAGCGCAGGAGACACTCCGAGAGATCTACGATCGAGTGGAGAAGACCGACGACATCAAACGATATGAGACTGCTCCACGACCCGAGCGCTAA
- a CDS encoding tyrosine-type recombinase/integrase, which translates to MSQSDTINWSRMSLEELQHYWNAYIEPDLARDGLDLSTRPTYEEISESGYSGIAYALREHHELTLSQFLATVGYPEPNSENSYTWGIDDETTTQELELYLTTYLRRKGTSEQTVASKRSRLARYVRTYADHYDSADIVVRVREDTVVRRDERQRVRGVFDSFDVDLSSAESKHKHLTDVVSFYAWLEGDRDAKYNPALGAPHDYRWKNETPDAEERNPSALEAHHVRALADACESLSDRLLVVATCGWGLRRGEVAALSTSQTEIDDGDPRIVFGNERKNGPGTVTIHYGLETLEDRWLQLDERDSWNGHLFPSTRAASGHVAPDTITSRFKRLAERADVTVRGEVPTPQYGRRFWYRAYLEAVQRLSKEVSAIASEQGSKDASVVVSNYLGEEEARRRRREFMKEQLADAFER; encoded by the coding sequence ATGAGCCAGAGCGATACCATCAACTGGTCGCGGATGTCTCTCGAGGAACTCCAGCACTACTGGAACGCCTACATCGAGCCCGACCTCGCACGGGACGGCCTCGACCTCTCGACGCGGCCGACCTACGAGGAGATCAGCGAGTCTGGCTACTCCGGAATCGCATACGCGCTTCGCGAACATCACGAGCTCACGTTGAGCCAGTTCCTCGCGACGGTCGGCTATCCAGAGCCCAATTCTGAGAACTCCTACACCTGGGGTATTGACGACGAAACCACCACGCAGGAACTCGAGTTGTACCTGACGACTTACCTCCGCCGGAAAGGAACGTCAGAACAGACGGTCGCCTCCAAGCGTTCACGGCTCGCTCGCTACGTCCGTACCTACGCGGATCACTACGACAGCGCCGATATTGTCGTACGGGTCCGGGAGGACACCGTCGTTCGTCGAGACGAACGCCAGCGCGTACGTGGGGTCTTCGACTCGTTCGACGTCGACCTCTCGAGCGCGGAATCGAAACATAAGCACTTGACTGACGTGGTGTCGTTTTACGCGTGGCTCGAGGGCGATCGGGACGCCAAATACAACCCGGCACTCGGTGCCCCGCACGACTACCGCTGGAAGAACGAGACGCCCGACGCTGAAGAGCGCAACCCGTCAGCGCTCGAGGCACACCATGTCCGGGCGCTCGCAGATGCGTGTGAATCGCTCTCCGATCGACTCCTGGTCGTCGCGACCTGTGGATGGGGGCTTCGACGCGGTGAGGTGGCAGCCCTCTCGACGAGCCAGACGGAAATCGACGACGGCGACCCCCGAATCGTCTTCGGAAACGAACGCAAGAACGGCCCGGGGACGGTGACAATACACTACGGCCTCGAGACGCTCGAGGATCGCTGGCTCCAGCTCGACGAGCGCGACAGCTGGAACGGCCACCTCTTCCCATCGACGAGAGCCGCAAGCGGCCACGTCGCTCCGGATACGATCACGTCTCGATTCAAGCGCCTCGCTGAGCGCGCAGACGTGACCGTACGCGGCGAGGTACCGACGCCCCAGTATGGGCGACGATTCTGGTACCGAGCGTATCTCGAGGCGGTCCAGCGCCTCTCGAAGGAGGTCTCAGCGATTGCGAGCGAGCAGGGGAGCAAGGACGCGTCGGTCGTCGTCTCGAATTACCTCGGCGAAGAGGAAGCCCGTCGACGTCGACGAGAGTTCATGAAAGAGCAGCTAGCGGATGCGTTCGAACGGTGA
- a CDS encoding ParA family protein, which yields MIPYTVWSEAGGVGKTTFTVNLARAHVEQGNRVLAIDMDPQDGGLTHHFGVDDDKANSEVDNLVLHMIGRPRGPFEEIVRTSEGVDIVPSHNMLGTLDELLTKAADLEEDTNPDPNYVFEKEKQLRRVLIDAGVPTEYDVILIDPPASEGQHLYNAVYATSNLLIPFEPSPKGEKSVDGLRDVIKGLEAELEDIDVGVLGAVPNKVKGTNVNQKYIALLEEEDIPIAPVTIGERGSMLGDAWDNQVSVYELDANDDYRDLRDYERPTLEKFDELAAYLEKQFETTEVKA from the coding sequence ATGATTCCGTACACGGTGTGGTCTGAGGCTGGTGGCGTCGGGAAGACGACGTTTACCGTCAACCTCGCTCGAGCACACGTCGAACAGGGAAACCGCGTTCTGGCGATCGACATGGACCCCCAGGATGGCGGGCTTACGCATCACTTCGGCGTCGACGACGACAAAGCCAACAGCGAGGTCGACAATCTCGTACTCCATATGATCGGTAGGCCGCGCGGCCCGTTCGAGGAGATCGTGCGCACCTCCGAAGGCGTCGATATCGTTCCGAGTCACAATATGCTCGGTACGCTCGACGAGCTCCTGACGAAAGCTGCCGATCTCGAGGAGGACACAAACCCAGATCCAAATTACGTCTTTGAGAAAGAGAAACAACTCCGACGCGTGCTCATCGACGCTGGCGTTCCGACCGAGTACGACGTAATTCTCATCGATCCGCCGGCATCGGAGGGGCAGCATCTCTACAACGCAGTTTATGCAACGTCGAACCTTCTCATCCCGTTCGAGCCGTCGCCGAAAGGCGAGAAAAGCGTCGATGGACTGCGTGACGTCATCAAGGGCCTCGAGGCGGAACTCGAGGATATCGACGTTGGCGTTCTCGGCGCCGTCCCGAACAAGGTGAAAGGGACGAACGTCAATCAGAAGTATATCGCTTTACTCGAAGAGGAGGATATCCCGATCGCCCCGGTCACGATCGGCGAGCGTGGCTCGATGCTCGGCGACGCGTGGGACAACCAAGTCAGTGTCTACGAACTCGACGCGAACGATGACTACCGTGACCTCCGTGACTACGAGCGACCGACGCTCGAGAAGTTCGATGAGCTCGCAGCATACCTCGAGAAACAGTTCGAGACCACCGAGGTGAAAGCATGA
- a CDS encoding ImmA/IrrE family metallo-endopeptidase, producing MATTSDSSASFEETDTRKDEMHSTIEQWIDELVDDVDAAHASDEFQEWLDVQSRFHDYSHRNTLLINLQCPEATKVAGFNTWRNEFDRHVQEGEQAIWIWAPIITKQCPECENSPSYHVDSDCEYDETPPEEWSKGLVGFKPAAVFDVSQTEGEPLPELETEAMGDAEDLVSVLRGAADELGVTVRIVGADEWAHGDAKGVCKQRDIHDFTPIVEAKARTKQADLAVTLVHEFAHALLHFDVDDEAERSKREFEAEAVAYIVGRFFGLDTSGSAFYLAAWHGHDPEAIQDRLGRISSTAQEIIETIAED from the coding sequence ATGGCTACGACCAGTGATTCGTCGGCCTCCTTCGAGGAGACCGACACGCGAAAAGATGAGATGCACAGTACGATCGAACAGTGGATCGACGAACTCGTCGACGACGTTGATGCGGCACACGCCAGTGATGAGTTCCAAGAGTGGCTCGACGTCCAAAGTCGGTTCCACGACTACTCGCATCGCAACACGTTGCTCATCAACCTCCAGTGTCCCGAGGCGACGAAGGTCGCCGGCTTCAACACCTGGCGGAACGAGTTCGACCGGCACGTTCAGGAGGGCGAACAGGCCATCTGGATCTGGGCGCCAATTATTACGAAGCAATGCCCGGAGTGCGAGAACTCACCCAGCTACCACGTGGACAGCGACTGTGAATACGACGAAACGCCACCCGAGGAGTGGTCGAAAGGGCTCGTGGGATTCAAGCCGGCCGCTGTCTTCGACGTCTCGCAGACCGAGGGAGAACCGCTTCCCGAGTTAGAGACAGAAGCAATGGGCGACGCCGAGGACCTCGTCAGTGTACTCAGAGGGGCAGCAGACGAACTCGGCGTGACAGTTCGCATCGTCGGCGCTGATGAGTGGGCGCACGGCGACGCGAAGGGCGTCTGCAAACAGCGGGATATCCACGATTTCACGCCGATCGTGGAGGCGAAAGCACGGACGAAACAAGCCGACCTCGCGGTTACGCTGGTTCACGAGTTCGCTCACGCGTTGCTCCATTTCGATGTCGACGACGAGGCCGAACGGTCAAAGCGCGAATTCGAAGCGGAAGCCGTCGCGTACATCGTTGGTCGGTTTTTCGGACTGGATACGAGCGGGTCGGCGTTCTACCTCGCTGCGTGGCACGGCCACGATCCTGAGGCGATCCAGGATCGACTCGGGCGGATTAGTTCGACCGCTCAGGAGATTATCGAGACGATCGCCGAGGACTGA
- a CDS encoding Cdc6/Cdc18 family protein, translating to MGREGRRTESDHPEDEKGHESSSVDPENLESTGQDADSPDTSQMTFENESDSIDYSQEATNGDDGGISIRDRLQTESSGGVFANKDLVRSDTIIDEDRIVGRDDQLGRVVDNLKPVLQNEGIPDMLLSGPSGTGKSLIIHAVCKQIVELCESQGKTFGVLSINCEGPKTADRAVYRLVRAAADDLGVDPGVPQTGVSTDQKLERLYELMREYYDGVIFILDEIDMLEGPYQEAEFNSLIYQLSRARKLADFDGPISLTTITNYADFMKDLNSRAQSSYNPDDIFFDDYDATQLRSILQNRRDAFKPESLADDVIPLVAAFGSQTHGDARKAIDLLRWAGELAERRGADSVTETDVREAQEKYTENRKLRHISGISTQKKLSIYAVAATAHYAREHPEWIPAGPAFKTYQFIADAMDADQYSRETFVNHVTEQSTYGVLDFERRGKGRGRGVHMYFSLSEDAETIMETIREDSRFEDLSREEATISAVVRERLKQFRSKN from the coding sequence ATGGGACGAGAGGGACGTAGAACAGAATCGGATCATCCGGAAGATGAGAAGGGTCATGAATCCTCCTCTGTTGATCCAGAAAATCTTGAATCGACGGGCCAGGATGCAGATTCCCCCGATACGTCACAAATGACGTTCGAGAATGAATCGGATTCTATCGATTACTCTCAAGAGGCAACAAACGGCGACGATGGCGGCATCTCAATTCGGGATCGACTACAAACCGAATCATCCGGTGGAGTCTTCGCGAACAAAGACCTCGTCCGGTCAGATACCATCATCGACGAGGATCGTATTGTCGGTCGTGATGACCAGCTAGGTCGAGTCGTCGACAATCTAAAACCGGTGCTCCAGAACGAAGGCATCCCGGATATGCTCCTGAGCGGCCCATCTGGAACTGGAAAGTCACTCATTATTCATGCGGTCTGTAAACAGATTGTCGAGCTGTGTGAATCACAAGGCAAGACCTTCGGGGTCCTCTCTATCAACTGTGAGGGGCCGAAGACTGCAGATCGGGCTGTCTATCGGTTAGTTCGAGCTGCTGCTGACGACCTCGGTGTTGATCCTGGTGTCCCCCAAACTGGCGTCTCAACGGACCAGAAACTCGAGCGACTGTACGAACTGATGCGCGAGTACTACGACGGTGTCATCTTCATCCTTGATGAGATCGATATGCTTGAAGGGCCGTATCAGGAGGCAGAGTTCAATTCTCTCATCTACCAGCTTTCACGAGCTAGAAAACTCGCCGACTTTGATGGTCCGATATCACTCACGACTATCACGAACTATGCCGATTTCATGAAGGATCTCAACAGCCGTGCACAGAGTTCCTACAATCCTGACGATATCTTCTTCGACGATTACGATGCGACGCAGCTTCGTAGTATTCTTCAAAACCGGCGAGACGCCTTCAAACCGGAATCTCTTGCAGATGATGTCATCCCGCTTGTTGCCGCGTTCGGATCTCAAACGCACGGGGATGCGCGGAAAGCGATTGATCTCCTCAGGTGGGCTGGCGAATTAGCCGAACGACGTGGTGCTGACTCGGTTACTGAGACTGATGTCCGTGAAGCCCAGGAGAAATACACTGAAAATCGCAAACTTCGACACATTAGCGGGATCTCGACTCAAAAGAAACTCTCCATCTACGCTGTGGCGGCTACTGCCCACTACGCAAGAGAACATCCTGAGTGGATACCCGCTGGACCCGCGTTCAAGACGTACCAGTTCATTGCTGATGCGATGGATGCGGATCAGTACAGCCGCGAGACTTTCGTAAACCATGTGACTGAGCAGAGCACGTACGGAGTGTTGGACTTCGAGCGCCGAGGAAAGGGTCGTGGGAGAGGAGTGCATATGTACTTCTCCCTCTCTGAGGATGCGGAAACGATCATGGAGACGATCCGCGAAGATTCGCGGTTCGAAGATCTGTCTCGCGAAGAGGCGACCATTAGTGCAGTTGTCCGGGAACGACTGAAGCAGTTCCGGAGCAAGAATTAA